A genomic region of Xanthomonas fragariae contains the following coding sequences:
- a CDS encoding histidine phosphatase family protein — translation MRILLARHGETSWNAEGRYQGQIDIPLSPVGEGQAAALGARLQSLQIDRAVASPLSRAQATAKLALGSARASLLQTDADLQEIAHGEWEGLLASEINDKDPARLRAWHKEPDTVLMPGGESLRQVLDRSWRGLMRAADGLGADETLLVVAHDAVNRVILCKILGLPLSKLWTFRQAPTTLNLLEGDDVDHLEVVRLNDCAHHTPFFGEAKHRAL, via the coding sequence ATGCGCATCCTGCTTGCTCGTCACGGCGAGACGTCGTGGAACGCCGAAGGCCGTTACCAGGGCCAGATCGATATCCCGCTGTCGCCGGTCGGCGAAGGCCAGGCCGCTGCGCTCGGCGCACGCCTGCAATCGCTGCAGATCGACCGCGCGGTGGCATCGCCGCTGTCGCGCGCGCAGGCTACCGCCAAGCTCGCACTCGGCAGCGCACGCGCGAGTCTGTTGCAGACCGATGCTGACCTGCAGGAAATAGCGCACGGGGAATGGGAAGGCCTGCTGGCCAGCGAGATCAACGACAAAGACCCGGCACGTTTGCGTGCATGGCACAAAGAACCCGACACTGTGTTGATGCCTGGCGGCGAATCGTTGCGGCAGGTACTCGACCGCAGCTGGCGCGGCCTGATGCGCGCAGCCGATGGCCTGGGCGCAGACGAGACCTTGCTGGTGGTCGCTCACGACGCGGTCAACCGCGTGATCCTGTGCAAGATTCTGGGCCTGCCACTGTCCAAGTTATGGACCTTCCGCCAGGCACCGACCACGCTCAACCTGCTCGAAGGCGATGACGTGGATCACCTGGAAGTGGTGCGTCTCAATGACTGCGCGCATCACACGCCGTTCTTTGGTGAAGCCAAGCATCGGGCGCTGTAA
- a CDS encoding IS5 family transposase yields the protein MKPRKPYSTDISDEEWAFAAPYLTLMDVQAPQRKYELRAMFNALRWIARAGAPWRLLPNDFPPWEAVYQQTQRWLQAGCFEAMVSDLRSLLRVAQGKKGQPSAVIFDARTLQSTCESGPRAGYDGYKRKKGSKVHMAVDTLGHLLAVQVTPANEQERAQVRSLAQEVQHVTGETVKIAFVDQGYTGQEPAQAATEEGIELHVIKLQEAKKGFVLLPRRWVVERSFGWANRFRRLARDYERLPETLAGLHFVVFTILMLGNAATLFQSS from the coding sequence ATGAAGCCTCGTAAGCCTTATTCCACCGATATTTCCGACGAAGAATGGGCCTTTGCGGCTCCCTATTTGACGCTGATGGACGTGCAGGCACCGCAGCGCAAGTATGAGCTACGCGCGATGTTCAACGCACTGCGGTGGATCGCGCGCGCCGGCGCACCATGGCGATTGCTTCCCAACGATTTTCCGCCCTGGGAAGCGGTGTATCAGCAAACACAGCGCTGGCTGCAAGCGGGCTGCTTTGAGGCCATGGTCAGTGATCTGCGCTCACTCTTGCGTGTGGCGCAAGGGAAAAAAGGCCAGCCGAGCGCGGTCATTTTCGATGCTCGCACGCTGCAGTCCACCTGCGAAAGCGGGCCGCGTGCTGGATACGATGGCTATAAACGCAAGAAAGGCAGCAAGGTACACATGGCCGTCGATACGCTTGGACATCTGCTCGCTGTCCAGGTGACGCCGGCTAATGAGCAGGAGCGCGCGCAAGTCCGATCGTTGGCACAAGAGGTACAACACGTGACCGGTGAAACGGTCAAGATCGCCTTTGTTGATCAGGGCTACACCGGTCAAGAACCGGCGCAGGCGGCCACGGAAGAAGGCATTGAGTTGCACGTGATCAAGCTGCAAGAAGCGAAAAAAGGCTTTGTCTTGCTGCCGCGCCGTTGGGTTGTCGAGCGCAGCTTCGGATGGGCCAATCGTTTCAGACGGCTGGCACGCGACTACGAGCGATTGCCGGAAACCTTGGCCGGTTTGCACTTCGTCGTCTTCACGATCCTGATGCTTGGAAATGCAGCCACCCTCTTTCAAAGTTCATAA
- a CDS encoding riboflavin synthase, with amino-acid sequence MFTGIIEGVGRLAARQPQAGDVRFTFATGNLPFESVQLGESIAVNGVCLTVIGFDAESFQADASTETLSLTTLSALPEGALLNLERAMRPTDRLGGHLVSGHVDGLGQVQSMHGDARAQRWRFAAPPAVLRYVAKKGSICVDGVSLTVNEVDADGFEVALIPHTVANTAFAQTAVGAAVNLEIDLVARYVERLLGTRGEA; translated from the coding sequence ATGTTTACCGGAATCATTGAAGGCGTCGGCCGTCTGGCTGCGCGCCAGCCGCAAGCCGGCGATGTGCGTTTCACCTTCGCGACCGGCAACCTGCCTTTTGAATCGGTGCAACTGGGCGAGAGCATCGCGGTCAACGGCGTGTGCCTTACTGTGATTGGGTTCGATGCGGAGAGCTTTCAGGCCGACGCCTCGACCGAAACTTTATCGCTGACCACGCTAAGCGCATTGCCTGAAGGTGCGTTGCTTAATCTGGAGCGTGCGATGCGTCCGACAGACCGCCTCGGCGGACACCTGGTCAGCGGGCATGTCGATGGCCTGGGCCAGGTGCAATCGATGCATGGCGATGCGCGCGCGCAGCGCTGGCGTTTTGCCGCGCCGCCGGCCGTGCTGCGCTATGTCGCTAAGAAGGGATCGATCTGTGTGGATGGGGTCAGCCTCACCGTCAATGAAGTGGACGCAGACGGCTTCGAGGTCGCGTTGATTCCGCACACGGTGGCCAATACCGCGTTTGCGCAGACCGCGGTAGGCGCGGCAGTGAATCTGGAAATCGATCTGGTGGCGCGCTATGTCGAACGCCTGCTCGGCACGCGGGGTGAGGCATGA
- a CDS encoding phosphocholine-specific phospholipase C, translating to MMSSPSRRNFLKRVAALTAAGALPSSIGRALALPANSRTGTLRDIEHVVILMQENRSFDHYFGALRGVRGFGDPRPLQLRDGHPVWSQPAADGRRLLPFAFDSQNTCAPLIKSLDHSWKAGQGQDPARWAEYDAWVPYKGELTMGYFQRHDIPYYHALADAFTICDGYFCSLHGPTNPNRMYLFTGTSGPSVGNVGAQAVTNADDGNFTADMELDKPGYAAMDWTTYAQRLQAAGVDWRVYQEYDNFGCNSLAYFSHYRDLQPSDERYRRARACVPGSTAENAATTQADHLVAALAADVQANRLPQVSWIIPPTAYCEHPEAPPAYGESLVARLIDALTSNPAVWAKTALIINYDENDGFFDHVPAPLPALDARMGRSNVDTRGEVYEGLPIGLGIRVPMLVISPWTRGGWVNSQVFDHTSVLRLLERRFGVAEPNISPWRRAVSGDLTSVFDFCNPDDSALSAFPAIDDYRARTAAIRNKPLPVPPTAASMPRQEPGQRPARALPYALQVNARVHNENDVQLQFVNSGAAAAAFNVHSSAANGGPWYYTVLPGTQLDDVPVGAAQNGSYALSVHGPNGFLREFAGELAAAATQSAAPWLEARQDGELLVLEIGNAGHQPCTLQLRALDYAAPTMRSLRLAAGQRETIRLALAASDHWYDVVLDQPGATFRRRLAGHLETGKPSRSDPAFGRA from the coding sequence ATGATGTCTTCCCCCTCGCGCCGTAATTTCCTCAAGCGCGTCGCCGCGCTGACCGCTGCCGGTGCCTTGCCGTCTTCGATCGGCCGTGCACTCGCACTGCCGGCCAACTCGCGTACCGGCACGCTGCGCGATATCGAGCATGTGGTGATCCTGATGCAGGAAAACCGCTCCTTCGATCATTACTTCGGCGCACTGCGCGGCGTGCGTGGCTTCGGCGACCCGCGCCCGCTACAGTTGCGCGATGGTCACCCGGTGTGGAGTCAGCCGGCAGCCGATGGTCGCCGCCTGCTGCCATTCGCGTTCGACTCGCAAAACACCTGCGCGCCGTTGATCAAGAGCCTGGATCACTCCTGGAAAGCCGGTCAAGGGCAAGACCCGGCGCGCTGGGCCGAATACGACGCCTGGGTGCCTTACAAGGGCGAATTGACGATGGGCTATTTCCAGCGTCACGACATCCCGTACTACCACGCACTGGCCGATGCCTTCACCATTTGCGATGGCTATTTCTGCTCGTTGCATGGGCCGACCAATCCCAATCGCATGTATCTGTTCACCGGCACCAGCGGCCCGAGCGTGGGCAATGTCGGTGCGCAAGCGGTGACCAATGCCGACGACGGCAACTTCACTGCCGACATGGAGCTCGACAAGCCCGGTTATGCCGCAATGGATTGGACGACGTATGCGCAACGTCTGCAGGCCGCGGGTGTGGATTGGCGCGTGTACCAGGAGTACGACAACTTCGGCTGCAACTCGCTGGCGTATTTTTCGCACTATCGCGATCTGCAACCCAGCGACGAACGCTATCGGCGCGCACGTGCCTGCGTGCCCGGTTCCACTGCAGAGAATGCGGCCACCACGCAGGCCGATCATCTGGTCGCCGCACTTGCCGCTGATGTACAAGCCAACCGCTTGCCGCAGGTGTCGTGGATCATTCCGCCGACGGCGTATTGCGAACATCCGGAAGCGCCGCCGGCCTACGGCGAATCGCTGGTCGCGCGTTTGATCGATGCGCTCACCAGCAATCCCGCCGTATGGGCCAAGACCGCGCTGATCATCAACTACGACGAGAACGACGGCTTCTTCGATCACGTGCCTGCGCCATTACCGGCGCTGGATGCACGCATGGGCCGCAGCAATGTCGATACACGTGGCGAAGTCTACGAAGGCCTGCCGATCGGGCTGGGCATTCGCGTGCCGATGCTGGTGATCTCGCCGTGGACGCGCGGCGGCTGGGTCAATTCGCAGGTGTTCGATCACACCTCGGTGCTGCGTTTGCTGGAGCGCCGTTTCGGCGTCGCCGAGCCGAACATCAGCCCATGGCGTCGTGCCGTGAGTGGCGATCTCACCAGCGTGTTCGATTTCTGCAATCCCGATGATTCGGCACTGAGCGCATTTCCTGCGATCGACGACTATCGTGCACGCACTGCGGCTATCCGCAACAAGCCGTTGCCGGTGCCGCCGACAGCGGCCAGCATGCCGCGGCAAGAACCCGGCCAACGTCCGGCGCGCGCGCTGCCGTACGCCTTGCAGGTGAATGCGCGCGTGCACAACGAAAACGACGTGCAGTTGCAGTTCGTCAACAGCGGTGCTGCTGCGGCCGCATTCAACGTCCACAGCAGCGCTGCAAATGGCGGCCCTTGGTACTACACCGTGCTGCCCGGCACGCAGCTGGACGATGTGCCGGTCGGCGCTGCGCAAAACGGCAGCTATGCGTTGAGCGTGCATGGGCCGAATGGATTCCTGCGCGAATTCGCTGGCGAACTTGCTGCCGCTGCGACGCAATCGGCAGCGCCGTGGTTAGAGGCGCGGCAGGATGGCGAACTGCTGGTGCTGGAGATCGGCAATGCTGGGCACCAGCCGTGCACGCTGCAATTGCGCGCGCTGGACTACGCGGCTCCGACCATGCGGTCGTTGCGTCTGGCTGCAGGTCAGCGCGAAACCATCCGTCTGGCACTGGCCGCAAGTGATCACTGGTATGACGTTGTCCTCGATCAGCCGGGCGCGACATTCCGCCGCCGACTAGCCGGGCATCTGGAAACCGGCAAGCCTAGCCGCAGCGACCCGGCGTTCGGTCGCGCCTGA
- a CDS encoding sensor histidine kinase, with amino-acid sequence MPESNNGARPARRRGRYRRRLRSRIILSFVLLGFCLTTLFAFATNWARSRVENQLVEDVMNRNIDAFAQRFYSDPLRNPDLPLQQMRGRVVKSDKFEALRLEQPEWYRLPDGIHTITGLDESGNAYSYKLAVRKTPSEWFFLAYDMTQTLKGEIQLKRTLMLSVLVFSGFSLLIGWWSASKVMRPVSDLAARLRAYRGGTSEPKPLAAHFPDDEVGQLAEALDDYSARLTEVVQRDREFNADVSHELRTPLAVIRGATELLLTKPDLDEKVLQRLQRIQRAELQCSDLIGSLLLLSRNERGQGSSNVAKVAEQLIDAHRAQLGGKPLELLLEGERDLIIDAPESALSVALGNLIGNAVKYTQDGRVRVRVLSDAVEVIDSGPGLSEEDAAKLFQRGYRGTHAGHSQGGGIGLSIVSRLCDLYGWRVSVRPGQERGVIATLAFRR; translated from the coding sequence ATGCCTGAAAGCAATAACGGCGCGCGGCCCGCCCGCAGGCGTGGCCGCTACCGGCGGCGCCTGCGCAGCCGCATTATCCTGTCGTTCGTTTTGCTGGGCTTCTGCCTGACAACATTGTTCGCCTTTGCCACCAACTGGGCGCGCTCGCGCGTGGAAAACCAGTTGGTCGAAGACGTGATGAACCGCAATATCGACGCCTTCGCGCAGCGGTTCTATTCCGACCCGCTGCGTAACCCCGACCTGCCGCTGCAGCAGATGCGTGGGCGCGTGGTCAAAAGCGATAAATTCGAGGCCCTGCGCCTGGAGCAACCAGAGTGGTACCGCCTGCCCGACGGCATTCACACCATCACCGGGCTGGACGAAAGCGGCAATGCCTATTCCTACAAATTGGCGGTGCGCAAGACACCGAGCGAGTGGTTTTTCCTCGCCTACGACATGACCCAAACGCTCAAGGGCGAGATCCAGCTCAAGCGTACGTTGATGCTGTCGGTGCTTGTTTTCAGCGGGTTTTCGCTGCTTATCGGCTGGTGGTCCGCATCCAAAGTCATGCGCCCGGTGTCAGATCTTGCTGCACGCCTGCGCGCCTATCGCGGCGGCACCAGTGAGCCCAAGCCGCTGGCCGCCCACTTCCCGGACGACGAAGTCGGGCAGCTTGCCGAAGCACTCGACGATTACTCGGCACGCCTTACCGAAGTGGTGCAACGCGACCGCGAATTCAACGCCGACGTCAGCCACGAACTTCGTACCCCGCTGGCCGTCATCCGTGGCGCCACCGAGTTGCTGCTCACCAAACCCGACCTGGACGAGAAGGTGCTGCAACGCCTGCAGCGCATCCAGCGCGCCGAACTGCAGTGCAGCGACCTCATCGGTTCGCTGCTGCTGCTCTCGCGCAATGAGCGTGGGCAAGGCAGCAGCAACGTCGCCAAGGTGGCCGAACAACTGATCGACGCGCACCGCGCACAACTCGGCGGCAAGCCGCTGGAGCTGCTACTGGAAGGCGAACGCGACCTGATCATCGACGCCCCAGAATCCGCGCTATCGGTCGCACTCGGCAATCTGATCGGCAACGCCGTCAAATACACCCAGGACGGCCGGGTGCGCGTGCGCGTGCTCAGCGACGCAGTAGAGGTGATCGACTCCGGCCCGGGCCTGAGCGAAGAAGACGCCGCCAAACTCTTCCAGCGCGGTTACCGCGGCACCCATGCCGGCCACTCGCAAGGTGGCGGCATCGGCCTGTCGATCGTCAGCCGGCTGTGCGATCTGTACGGTTGGCGCGTGAGCGTGCGGCCAGGGCAGGAGCGGGGCGTGATTGCGACGTTGGCGTTTCGGCGGTAG
- the rimK gene encoding 30S ribosomal protein S6--L-glutamate ligase, protein MSKPRCVPGAMKIAILSRNSKLYSTRRLIEAGRKRGHTVRTLDPLRCYMRIAADGFSLHYKSKPITGFDAVIPRIGTSVTRYATAVLRQLEFMGTYTPNPSDAILRSRDKLRAHQLLAAQGIDMPVTVFGDNPDDTQDLLSMLGPPPHVVKLNEGAQGAGVILTEKASASRGVVEALRGLYANFIVQEFIGEAAGADLRCFVVGDRVVAAMRRQAAEGDFRSNLHLGGAASVAQATEQEQEVAVRSARALGLAVAGVDLIRSKRGPLVLEVNSTPGLEGVEGVCGVDVAATIIQHLERSIRRSGQ, encoded by the coding sequence ATGTCCAAGCCGCGCTGTGTACCTGGAGCGATGAAAATCGCCATTCTTTCCCGCAACAGCAAACTGTATTCGACCCGCCGGCTCATCGAAGCCGGGCGCAAGCGTGGTCATACCGTGCGCACTCTCGACCCGCTGCGCTGCTACATGCGCATCGCCGCCGACGGATTCAGCCTGCACTACAAGAGCAAGCCCATCACCGGCTTCGATGCGGTGATCCCGCGCATCGGCACTTCGGTTACGCGTTACGCCACCGCGGTGCTGCGCCAGCTCGAATTCATGGGCACCTACACGCCGAACCCGTCCGATGCCATCCTGCGTTCACGCGATAAATTGCGTGCGCATCAGTTGCTGGCCGCCCAGGGCATCGACATGCCGGTGACAGTGTTCGGCGACAACCCGGACGACACCCAGGATCTGTTGTCGATGCTTGGCCCGCCGCCGCATGTGGTGAAGTTGAATGAAGGCGCGCAGGGTGCTGGCGTGATCCTGACCGAGAAGGCCAGCGCCTCGCGCGGGGTAGTCGAAGCACTGCGCGGGCTCTACGCCAACTTTATTGTCCAGGAGTTTATCGGCGAGGCCGCGGGCGCGGACCTGCGCTGCTTCGTGGTCGGCGACCGGGTGGTTGCTGCGATGCGTCGCCAGGCCGCAGAAGGCGACTTCCGTTCCAACCTGCACTTGGGTGGCGCTGCCTCCGTGGCCCAGGCTACCGAGCAAGAACAGGAGGTCGCAGTGCGCTCGGCGCGCGCCTTGGGGCTGGCTGTGGCAGGCGTGGACCTGATCCGTTCCAAGCGTGGCCCGTTGGTGCTGGAGGTCAATTCAACCCCCGGCCTGGAAGGTGTGGAGGGCGTCTGCGGCGTGGATGTGGCCGCGACGATCATCCAGCACCTGGAGCGGTCGATCCGTCGATCGGGCCAATAA
- a CDS encoding response regulator transcription factor — protein MRILVIEDNSDIAANLGDYLEDRGHTVDFAADGVTGLHLAVVHEFDAIVLDLNLPGMDGIEVCRKLRNEARKQTPVLMLTARDSLDNKLAGFDSGADDYLIKPFALQEVEVRLNALSRRGKGAHTRVLETGDLEYNLDTLEVRRRGKLLQLNPTALKILQALMEASPAVVTRQELETRVWGEELPDSDSLRVHIHGLRAVVDKPFDVPMIQTRHGIGYRIASPDA, from the coding sequence GTGCGAATTCTAGTCATCGAAGACAACAGCGATATCGCCGCCAATCTGGGCGACTATCTGGAAGACCGCGGCCACACCGTGGATTTCGCCGCGGACGGCGTAACCGGTCTGCATCTAGCCGTGGTACACGAGTTCGACGCCATCGTGCTCGATCTCAATCTGCCCGGCATGGACGGCATCGAGGTGTGTCGCAAGCTGCGCAACGAAGCGCGCAAGCAGACACCGGTACTGATGCTGACCGCGCGCGACTCGCTGGACAACAAACTGGCCGGTTTCGACTCGGGCGCCGACGACTACCTGATAAAGCCGTTCGCGTTGCAGGAAGTGGAAGTGCGGCTCAACGCACTGTCGCGTCGCGGCAAGGGTGCGCACACGCGCGTGCTGGAAACCGGCGACCTGGAATACAACCTGGACACGCTGGAAGTGCGCCGCCGCGGCAAGCTGCTGCAGCTCAACCCGACCGCCTTGAAGATCCTGCAGGCGCTGATGGAAGCCTCGCCGGCCGTGGTCACGCGCCAGGAGCTGGAAACCCGAGTATGGGGCGAAGAGCTGCCGGACTCGGACTCGCTTCGCGTACATATCCACGGTCTGCGCGCGGTGGTCGATAAGCCGTTCGACGTACCGATGATCCAGACCCGTCATGGCATCGGCTACCGCATCGCCTCTCCCGATGCCTGA
- the glgX gene encoding glycogen debranching protein GlgX, producing the protein MRRPASAAYANPSRIRQGRPSPRGAVFDGKGTNFALFSAHATRVELCLFDEQGNETRVDLPEYTNEIWHGYLPDARPGQRYGYRVHGPYEPTEGHRFNHNKLLLDPYARAHEGDLIWSDALYGYTVGHPDGDLSFDERDSAPFMPKCVVVEDNYDWEDDARLLKPWNETVIYETHVRGYTMRNPQVPDALRGTFAGLAQPQVLQYIKDLGITAVELLPVHAYLDDQHLLDKGLRNYWGYNTIGFFALKSRYLSSGNRDEFRDMVKAMHKQGLEVILDVVYNHTAEGSELGPTLSFKGIDNASYYRLAEDKRYYINDTGTGNTLNLSNSRVIQFVNDSLRYWAGEMHVDGFRFDLATILGREPSGFDQRGGFLDACNQDPLLSEVKLIAEPWDCGPGGYQVGHFPPGWSEWNDKFRDNAREFWKGEDGKLAEFATRFTGSADLFDRRGRRPWASVNFITAHDGFTLRDLVSYNDKHNIDNGEDNRDGSSNDGSCNYGEEGQTDNADILQIRERQMKNLLATLLLSQGTPMMLAGDERAQSQGGNNNTYCQDNEITWLDWENDPTDGRLTEFVKALTKLRKRYRILSRGRFLNGQYNEEAGLRDLTWLNPVGTEMDEAHWTDAGARSVGLLLEGKAQTSGVKELANDETLLIVINAYYEGVTFTLPSSEEPLHWKLVLSTDEALEVDMMPAGASQFLAPPRSVSVFECKSNQ; encoded by the coding sequence ATGCGACGTCCAGCAAGCGCGGCTTATGCCAACCCCTCCCGCATCCGCCAGGGGCGCCCGTCCCCCCGCGGCGCCGTTTTCGACGGCAAAGGCACCAATTTCGCGCTATTTTCTGCGCATGCCACGCGTGTGGAGTTGTGCCTGTTCGACGAACAAGGCAACGAGACGCGCGTCGATCTTCCTGAATACACCAACGAAATCTGGCACGGTTATCTGCCCGATGCCAGACCCGGCCAGCGCTATGGCTACCGCGTGCACGGCCCGTACGAGCCGACCGAAGGCCACCGTTTTAACCACAACAAGTTGTTGTTGGATCCATATGCGCGCGCGCATGAGGGCGATCTGATCTGGTCCGACGCGCTCTACGGTTACACCGTGGGTCACCCGGATGGCGATCTCAGCTTCGACGAGCGCGATAGCGCGCCCTTCATGCCCAAGTGTGTGGTGGTCGAAGACAACTACGATTGGGAAGACGATGCGCGCCTGCTCAAGCCGTGGAACGAAACGGTGATTTACGAGACCCACGTGCGTGGCTACACCATGCGCAACCCGCAGGTACCCGACGCACTGCGCGGCACCTTCGCCGGTCTGGCGCAGCCGCAGGTGCTGCAATACATCAAGGATCTGGGCATCACTGCGGTCGAATTGTTGCCTGTACATGCATACCTGGATGACCAGCATCTGCTGGACAAGGGTCTGCGCAATTACTGGGGCTACAACACCATCGGCTTCTTTGCGTTGAAGTCTCGGTATCTTTCCAGTGGAAATCGCGACGAGTTCCGCGACATGGTCAAGGCCATGCACAAGCAGGGCCTGGAAGTCATTCTGGACGTGGTCTACAACCATACTGCCGAAGGTAGCGAACTGGGGCCGACGCTGTCGTTCAAGGGGATCGACAACGCCAGCTACTACCGCTTGGCCGAAGACAAGCGTTACTACATCAACGACACCGGCACCGGTAACACGCTGAATCTGAGCAATTCGCGGGTGATCCAATTCGTCAACGATTCGCTGCGCTACTGGGCGGGCGAAATGCATGTAGACGGGTTCCGCTTCGATCTGGCAACGATTCTTGGACGCGAGCCGAGCGGTTTCGATCAGCGCGGCGGCTTCCTGGACGCGTGCAATCAGGACCCGCTGTTGTCGGAGGTCAAGCTGATTGCCGAGCCATGGGACTGCGGCCCTGGCGGCTACCAAGTGGGCCATTTTCCGCCGGGTTGGTCGGAGTGGAACGACAAGTTCCGCGACAATGCGCGCGAATTCTGGAAAGGCGAAGACGGCAAGCTCGCCGAGTTTGCCACCCGCTTTACCGGCTCTGCCGATCTGTTCGATCGCCGCGGCCGTCGTCCGTGGGCGTCGGTCAACTTCATCACTGCGCACGATGGCTTCACCCTGCGCGATCTGGTGAGCTACAACGACAAACACAACATCGACAACGGCGAAGACAATCGCGACGGTTCGTCCAACGACGGTTCGTGCAACTACGGCGAAGAAGGCCAGACCGATAACGCAGACATCCTGCAAATCCGCGAGCGGCAGATGAAGAATCTGCTCGCCACGCTGCTGTTGTCGCAAGGCACGCCAATGATGCTCGCTGGCGACGAGCGCGCACAGTCGCAAGGCGGCAACAACAACACCTATTGCCAGGACAACGAAATCACCTGGTTGGATTGGGAAAACGACCCGACCGATGGCCGTCTGACCGAGTTCGTCAAGGCGCTGACCAAGTTGCGCAAGCGCTATCGGATCTTGTCGCGCGGGCGCTTTCTCAATGGGCAGTACAATGAAGAAGCCGGCCTGCGCGATCTCACGTGGCTCAATCCGGTTGGAACCGAGATGGACGAGGCGCACTGGACCGATGCCGGCGCGCGTTCGGTGGGTTTGCTGCTGGAAGGCAAGGCACAGACTTCCGGCGTTAAGGAACTGGCCAATGACGAGACCTTGCTGATCGTCATAAACGCCTACTACGAGGGTGTGACCTTCACCCTTCCCTCCTCGGAGGAGCCGCTGCACTGGAAGCTGGTGCTATCGACCGACGAAGCATTGGAAGTAGACATGATGCCGGCCGGCGCCAGCCAATTCCTGGCACCGCCGCGCAGCGTGTCGGTGTTCGAGTGCAAGAGCAATCAGTAA
- a CDS encoding H-NS family nucleoid-associated regulatory protein — translation MRQVTSASSAAAKSQLLEELRKLEQEEAQLKYSQTLEAFDQVIEVLTQFGSRFNAKQKSQIASLAMTGKSRGKLSSTGEVVAKYWIPHSGETWSGRGRKPRAFKAWEGTSSYKEWKANHPDKPFPLYPG, via the coding sequence ATGCGCCAGGTTACGTCCGCTTCATCCGCCGCCGCCAAATCCCAATTGTTGGAAGAGCTGCGCAAGCTCGAGCAGGAAGAAGCCCAACTGAAATATTCCCAGACGCTGGAAGCTTTCGATCAGGTCATTGAGGTGCTGACCCAGTTCGGCAGCCGTTTCAACGCAAAGCAGAAATCCCAAATTGCTTCATTGGCGATGACCGGCAAGTCCAGGGGCAAGCTGTCGTCCACTGGCGAAGTCGTGGCCAAGTACTGGATTCCGCACTCCGGCGAGACCTGGTCCGGGCGTGGCCGCAAACCGCGTGCCTTCAAGGCGTGGGAAGGCACCAGCTCTTACAAAGAATGGAAGGCCAATCATCCTGACAAGCCCTTCCCGCTGTATCCGGGCTGA